A window of Lagenorhynchus albirostris chromosome 11, mLagAlb1.1, whole genome shotgun sequence contains these coding sequences:
- the BID gene encoding BH3-interacting domain death agonist isoform X3 yields MECSICPGLVAGLAAQFSNSSLSEEDRRRCLAAALQQLTQLYPADVDREKTLLLLTMLVAKKVADHSPAVLQNVFHTTVTFINQNLLAYVRNLVQNEMD; encoded by the exons ATGGAGTGCAGCATCTGTCCGGGGCTGGTGGCTGGCCTGGCCGCGCAGTTCAGTAACTCGAGCCTGTCGGAGGAG GACAGGAGGCGGTGCCTGGCGGCCGCGCTGCAACAACTCACACAGCTCTACCCTGCGGATGTGGACCGCGAGAAGACCCTGCTCCTGCTGACCATGCTCGTGGCCAAAAAGGTGGCTGACCACTCGCCAGCTGTGCTCCAAAATGTCTTTCACACCACAGTGACCTTCATCAACCAGAACCTTCTCGCCTACGTGAGGAACTTAGTCCAAAAC